One genomic window of Enterobacteriaceae endosymbiont of Donacia crassipes includes the following:
- the rplK gene encoding 50S ribosomal protein L11, with the protein MIKKIKTYVKLQVPAGSANPSPPIGPALGQHGINIMNFCKIFNLKTNNLEKGIPIPVIITIYVDKTFTFVTKTPPVSALIKKILGIKKGANKPKKDQIGVITHDQIRKIAEIKYVDMNGTNIKSMMSSIQGTAISMGLTIKD; encoded by the coding sequence ATGATTAAAAAAATTAAAACTTATGTGAAATTACAAGTTCCAGCTGGCAGTGCTAATCCTAGTCCTCCTATTGGCCCAGCATTAGGACAACATGGTATCAATATTATGAATTTTTGTAAAATTTTTAATTTAAAAACTAATAATTTAGAAAAAGGAATTCCTATACCAGTAATTATTACAATTTATGTTGATAAAACTTTTACATTTGTAACTAAAACTCCTCCAGTATCTGCATTAATAAAAAAAATTTTAGGAATAAAGAAAGGGGCTAATAAACCAAAAAAAGATCAAATAGGAGTAATTACACATGATCAAATTCGTAAAATTGCAGAAATAAAATATGTTGACATGAATGGAACTAATATTAAATCTATGATGTCTTCTATACAAGGAACTGCTATATCAATGGGTTTAACTATTAAGGATTAA
- the nusG gene encoding transcription termination/antitermination protein NusG, producing MDKSLKKRWYVIQARSGFEQRVVKSLKEYIKIQNMKDLFGKILIPTEAIIEIRKGQKYRSDRKFFPGYILIHMIMKELSWYLVRSVPKVLGFIGGTSDNPSPISDKEVNIIIERLQKIGDKPRPKTIFEPGEMIRVKDGPFSDFNGIVEEVDYEKNRLKVSVSIFGRSTPVDLDFRQVEKG from the coding sequence ATGGATAAATCATTAAAAAAAAGATGGTATGTTATTCAAGCTCGTTCTGGTTTTGAACAACGTGTAGTAAAATCGTTAAAAGAATATATTAAAATACAGAATATGAAAGATTTATTTGGTAAAATTTTGATACCTACTGAAGCTATAATTGAAATACGTAAAGGACAAAAATATAGAAGTGATCGTAAATTTTTTCCTGGATATATATTAATACATATGATAATGAAAGAATTAAGTTGGTATTTAGTACGTAGTGTACCAAAGGTTTTAGGTTTTATTGGAGGAACATCTGATAATCCATCACCTATAAGTGATAAAGAAGTAAATATTATTATAGAACGTTTACAAAAAATTGGAGATAAACCTAGACCAAAAACAATATTTGAACCAGGAGAAATGATTAGAGTTAAAGATGGTCCTTTTTCTGATTTTAATGGAATAGTAGAAGAAGTAGATTATGAAAAAAATAGATTAAAAGTTTCAGTATCAATTTTTGGTAGATCAACACCTGTTGATTTAGATTTTAGACAAGTAGAAAAAGGATAA
- the secE gene encoding preprotein translocase subunit SecE, whose amino-acid sequence MNIIKSKTNIIDFIKWSISIILLTIIIIYNIIYQNIHLSVRLILSFSLLIFISFIILSTNKGKNLLSFIYDARIETYKIVWPSYKETWHTTLIITIIIIIMSCLLYILDNFLIYIISYLTGTRL is encoded by the coding sequence ATGAATATTATAAAATCTAAAACAAATATAATAGATTTTATTAAATGGAGTATTAGTATAATTTTGTTAACTATTATTATAATATATAATATTATTTATCAAAATATACATTTATCTGTTCGTTTAATTTTATCTTTTTCTCTATTAATTTTTATTAGTTTTATTATTTTATCTACAAATAAAGGTAAAAATTTATTATCTTTTATATATGATGCACGTATAGAAACTTATAAAATTGTATGGCCTTCTTATAAAGAGACCTGGCATACAACATTAATTATAACTATTATTATTATAATAATGTCGTGTCTTCTTTATATATTAGATAATTTTTTAATTTATATTATATCATATTTAACTGGAACGAGGTTATGA
- the tuf gene encoding elongation factor Tu produces MSKKKFERSKPHINVGTIGHVDHGKTTLTAAITTVLSKKYGGSAKAFDQIDNAPEEKARGITINTSHVEYDTKYRHYAHVDCPGHADYVKNMITGAAQMDGAILVVAATDGPMPQTREHILLARQVGVPYIIVFLNKCDLVNDKELLELVEMEVRDLLTQYNFPGDTTPIIQGSALKALEGDKIWEKKIIELAHLLDTYIPNPIRKIDKPFLLPIEDVFSISGRGTVVTGRVEKGIIKVGEEVEIIGIRNTIKSICTGVEMFRKLLDEGRAGENVGILLRGIKREDIERGQVLAKPGSITPHTKFEAEVYILSKDEGGRHTAFFKGYRPQFYFRTTDVTGTIELPSNIEMVMPGDNINMIVTLIHPIAMSNGLRFAIREGGRTVGAGVVTKVLK; encoded by the coding sequence GTGTCTAAAAAAAAATTTGAACGTTCTAAACCTCATATTAATGTAGGTACTATAGGACATGTCGATCATGGAAAAACAACCTTAACAGCAGCTATAACAACTGTTTTGTCAAAAAAATATGGTGGTTCTGCAAAAGCTTTTGATCAAATTGACAATGCACCAGAAGAAAAAGCAAGAGGTATAACTATAAATACATCTCATGTTGAATATGATACAAAATATCGTCATTATGCTCATGTTGATTGTCCAGGACATGCAGATTATGTGAAAAACATGATTACAGGTGCCGCTCAAATGGATGGAGCAATATTAGTAGTTGCAGCAACAGATGGTCCTATGCCACAAACAAGAGAACATATTTTATTAGCTAGACAAGTAGGAGTACCTTATATTATAGTATTTCTTAATAAATGTGATTTAGTTAATGATAAAGAATTATTAGAATTAGTAGAAATGGAAGTACGTGATTTATTAACACAATATAATTTTCCTGGAGATACAACTCCTATTATTCAAGGTTCTGCTTTAAAAGCATTAGAAGGAGATAAAATATGGGAAAAAAAAATTATTGAATTAGCTCATTTATTAGATACTTATATACCTAATCCTATAAGAAAAATTGATAAACCTTTTTTATTACCAATAGAAGATGTTTTTTCTATTTCAGGTAGAGGCACAGTAGTAACTGGAAGAGTAGAAAAAGGTATAATAAAAGTAGGAGAAGAAGTAGAAATTATAGGTATTAGAAATACTATTAAATCTATTTGTACTGGGGTAGAGATGTTTCGTAAATTATTAGATGAAGGACGTGCTGGTGAAAATGTAGGTATTTTACTTAGAGGTATAAAAAGAGAAGATATAGAAAGAGGTCAAGTTCTAGCAAAACCAGGATCAATTACACCACATACAAAATTTGAAGCAGAAGTTTATATTTTATCAAAAGATGAAGGTGGAAGACATACAGCCTTTTTTAAAGGATATCGTCCTCAATTCTATTTTAGAACTACAGATGTTACAGGTACTATAGAATTACCATCTAATATTGAAATGGTTATGCCAGGAGATAATATTAATATGATTGTAACATTAATTCATCCTATAGCTATGTCTAATGGTTTACGTTTTGCTATTCGTGAAGGAGGTCGTACTGTAGGAGCAGGTGTAGTTACAAAAGTATTAAAATAA
- the fusA gene encoding elongation factor G — MNRITPIKRYRNIGISAHIDAGKTTTTERILFYTGVNHKIGEVHDGAATMDWMEQEQERGITITSAATTAFWSGMFNQYKSHRINIIDTPGHVDFTIEVERSMRVLDGVVMIYCAVGGVQPQSETVWRQANKYKVPRIAFINKMDRMGANFIKVIKQIQNNLLTEAIPLQLPIGSEDQFTGIIDLIQMKALNWSEKDQGINCNYINIPKKMEKEVQIWHQKLIETAVESNEILLEKYLNGNKISIKEIKSALRKRVLSNEITLITCGSAFKNKGVQALLDAIIDYLPSPKDIPPIQGISDDSKNILTRNTNDNELFSALAFKIANDPFVGNLTFFRVYSGTVSSGEIIYNPIKKQKERIGRIVQMHANKREEIKKVYAGDIAAAIGLKNVTTGDTLCDMNKCIILETMDFPEPVISIAIEPKTKIDQEKMSLALNRLVKEDPSLRTWTDEETNQTIIAGMGELHLEIIVDRMKREFNVSAKIGKPQVSYRETIQNSVFDMEGKYIKQTGGRGQYGHVVIDISPLKSQKNNTGYLFTNDIKGGVIPNEYISAIDKSIQEQLKSGPMANYPVVNIAVRLHYGSYHDVDSSELAFKLAAAIAFKNAFKKANPILLEPIMKVEVETPEEYMGDVIGDLNRRRGIIEGMDNISTGKTISACVPLSEMFGYATDLRSYSQGRASYTMEFLKYAEAPNSITKLIIESRSKL, encoded by the coding sequence ATGAATCGTATAACTCCTATAAAACGATATCGTAATATTGGTATTAGCGCACATATTGATGCTGGTAAAACTACTACAACTGAAAGAATTCTATTTTATACAGGAGTAAATCATAAAATAGGAGAAGTACATGATGGTGCAGCTACAATGGATTGGATGGAACAAGAACAAGAAAGAGGTATTACTATAACTTCTGCTGCTACTACAGCATTTTGGTCAGGAATGTTTAATCAATATAAATCACATAGAATAAATATTATCGACACTCCAGGACATGTAGATTTTACAATTGAAGTAGAACGTTCTATGAGAGTATTAGATGGTGTAGTTATGATTTATTGTGCTGTAGGTGGAGTACAACCTCAATCAGAAACAGTATGGCGACAAGCTAATAAATATAAAGTACCTAGAATTGCTTTTATAAATAAAATGGATAGAATGGGAGCTAACTTTATAAAAGTTATTAAACAAATACAAAATAATTTATTAACAGAAGCAATACCGTTACAATTACCTATAGGATCTGAAGATCAATTTACTGGTATAATTGATTTAATACAAATGAAAGCATTAAACTGGAGTGAAAAAGATCAAGGAATCAATTGTAATTATATTAATATACCTAAAAAAATGGAAAAAGAAGTTCAAATATGGCATCAAAAATTAATAGAAACGGCAGTAGAATCTAATGAAATATTATTAGAAAAATATTTAAATGGAAATAAAATATCTATAAAAGAAATAAAATCTGCCTTAAGAAAAAGAGTATTAAGTAATGAAATTACTTTAATTACATGTGGTTCTGCTTTTAAAAATAAAGGAGTACAAGCATTATTAGATGCGATAATTGACTATTTACCATCTCCTAAAGATATTCCCCCTATTCAAGGGATATCTGATGATAGTAAAAATATATTAACACGTAATACTAATGATAATGAATTATTTTCAGCACTAGCTTTTAAAATTGCTAATGATCCTTTTGTTGGTAATTTAACTTTTTTTAGAGTATATTCTGGAACTGTTAGTAGTGGAGAAATTATATATAATCCAATAAAAAAACAAAAAGAACGTATTGGTCGAATAGTTCAAATGCATGCTAATAAAAGAGAAGAAATAAAAAAAGTTTATGCAGGAGATATAGCAGCTGCTATTGGATTAAAAAATGTAACAACAGGAGATACATTATGTGATATGAATAAATGTATTATTCTTGAAACAATGGATTTCCCTGAACCTGTTATTTCTATTGCTATAGAACCTAAAACTAAAATAGATCAAGAAAAAATGAGTTTAGCTTTAAATCGTCTTGTTAAAGAAGATCCTTCCTTAAGGACATGGACTGATGAAGAAACTAATCAAACTATTATAGCAGGGATGGGTGAATTACATTTAGAAATAATTGTAGATAGAATGAAAAGAGAATTTAATGTATCTGCTAAAATTGGAAAACCTCAAGTTTCTTATCGTGAAACTATACAAAATAGTGTTTTTGATATGGAAGGTAAATATATAAAACAAACAGGTGGAAGAGGACAATATGGTCATGTTGTAATAGATATTTCTCCATTAAAATCACAAAAAAATAATACAGGTTACTTATTTACTAATGATATAAAAGGTGGTGTAATACCTAATGAATATATATCAGCTATAGATAAAAGTATTCAAGAACAATTAAAATCAGGTCCTATGGCAAATTATCCTGTAGTAAATATTGCTGTTAGACTTCATTATGGATCTTATCATGATGTAGATTCTTCTGAATTAGCTTTTAAATTAGCTGCAGCTATTGCATTTAAAAATGCTTTTAAAAAAGCTAATCCTATTTTACTTGAACCTATAATGAAAGTAGAAGTTGAAACACCTGAAGAATATATGGGAGATGTTATTGGTGATTTAAATCGTAGAAGAGGAATTATAGAAGGTATGGATAATATCTCTACCGGAAAAACTATAAGTGCTTGTGTGCCATTATCAGAAATGTTCGGTTATGCTACTGATTTACGTTCTTATAGTCAAGGAAGAGCATCTTATACTATGGAATTTTTAAAATATGCTGAAGCACCTAATAGTATTACAAAATTAATTATTGAATCTAGATCTAAACTATAA
- the rpsG gene encoding 30S ribosomal protein S7, translated as MPRRRIVSQRKISPDPQFESDLLAKFINIVMVNGKKSIAEFIVYSTLNKITKKIGKKEIDIFLNALENIKPVVEVKSRRVGGSTYQVPVEIRPTRRNTLAIRWLVNSARKRQEKSMILKLTNEILDALENKGNAVKKREEIHKMAEANKAFAHYRW; from the coding sequence ATGCCTCGCAGACGTATAGTTAGTCAACGAAAAATATCACCAGATCCTCAATTTGAATCAGATTTATTAGCTAAATTTATTAATATAGTTATGGTAAATGGTAAAAAGTCTATTGCAGAATTTATTGTTTATTCAACTCTAAATAAAATTACAAAAAAAATAGGAAAAAAAGAAATAGATATTTTTTTAAATGCATTAGAAAATATAAAACCTGTAGTAGAAGTAAAATCAAGAAGAGTAGGTGGTTCAACTTATCAAGTACCAGTAGAAATAAGACCTACTAGAAGAAATACTTTAGCTATACGTTGGTTAGTTAATTCTGCAAGAAAAAGACAAGAAAAATCTATGATTTTAAAATTAACTAATGAAATATTAGATGCTTTAGAAAATAAAGGAAATGCTGTTAAAAAACGAGAAGAAATACATAAAATGGCAGAAGCTAATAAAGCATTTGCTCATTATCGTTGGTAA
- the rpsL gene encoding 30S ribosomal protein S12: MATINQLVRKNRSRKIIKTNVPALNSCPQKRGVCTKVYTTTPKKPNSALRKVCRVRLTNGFEVTSYISGEGHNLQEHSVILIRGGRVKDLPGVRYHTIRGTLDCTGVKNRKKGRSKYGVKKPK; this comes from the coding sequence ATGGCAACAATTAATCAATTAGTTCGTAAAAATAGATCTCGTAAAATTATAAAAACTAATGTCCCTGCTTTAAATTCCTGTCCACAAAAAAGAGGAGTATGCACAAAAGTTTATACTACAACTCCTAAAAAACCTAATTCTGCATTAAGAAAAGTATGTAGAGTAAGACTAACAAATGGTTTTGAAGTAACTTCTTATATTTCAGGTGAAGGACATAATTTACAAGAACATTCTGTAATTTTAATTAGAGGAGGAAGAGTTAAAGATCTTCCTGGAGTTAGATATCATACTATTAGAGGAACTTTAGATTGTACTGGTGTTAAAAATCGTAAAAAAGGAAGATCAAAATATGGTGTAAAAAAACCTAAATAA
- the tusB gene encoding sulfurtransferase complex subunit TusB — MLYTLFSSPASCNFSLLLNFLNKNDELLLIQDGVLAGLKNSLYIKKIIKIKQKMKLLIFAINDDILARGLNLDISNKITRINYKKFVYLMIKHKKQIVW; from the coding sequence ATGTTATATACCTTGTTTAGTTCTCCAGCATCTTGTAATTTTTCTTTACTATTAAATTTCTTAAATAAGAATGATGAATTACTCCTTATACAAGATGGAGTATTAGCTGGATTAAAAAATAGTTTATATATTAAAAAAATTATTAAAATTAAACAAAAAATGAAATTATTAATTTTTGCTATAAATGATGATATATTAGCTAGAGGTTTAAATTTAGATATTTCAAATAAAATTACACGAATAAATTACAAAAAATTTGTTTATTTAATGATAAAACATAAAAAACAAATAGTATGGTAA
- the tusC gene encoding sulfurtransferase complex subunit TusC: MNKIAFIFTKSPYGNSIGKEGLDLILSISSFTEDIALFFIGDGILQIYHQQNTKNFLLNNYNISFNILKLCNVNNYYIYSKSLKDLGIKNNKKNNWILPIKIINPLMWKKKINDYDIIINF; the protein is encoded by the coding sequence ATGAATAAAATAGCATTTATATTTACAAAATCTCCATATGGAAATAGTATTGGAAAAGAGGGACTGGATTTAATTCTTTCTATATCCTCATTTACTGAGGATATAGCTTTATTTTTTATAGGAGATGGAATTTTGCAAATATATCATCAACAAAATACAAAAAATTTTTTATTAAACAATTATAATATTAGTTTTAATATCCTAAAACTTTGTAATGTTAATAATTATTACATTTACTCAAAATCTTTAAAAGATCTAGGAATAAAAAATAATAAAAAAAATAATTGGATCTTACCTATTAAAATTATAAATCCTTTAATGTGGAAAAAAAAAATTAATGATTATGATATAATTATCAATTTTTAA
- the tusD gene encoding sulfurtransferase complex subunit TusD, whose product MTFVIFITTAPYNTQNSYSAYLFTKAVIKEKKTVKDIFFYHDGVSNSNKNLHFNENEFNLISHWKKLNIKYHINLYLCITSAKKRGLIIKNNSYKDNLLNHKKKYDIIDNIFEVTTLSTFTKSILTCDRLVQF is encoded by the coding sequence ATGACTTTTGTAATTTTTATAACAACAGCTCCATATAACACGCAAAATTCTTATTCTGCATATTTATTTACTAAAGCAGTAATAAAAGAAAAAAAAACAGTAAAAGATATATTTTTTTATCATGATGGAGTTTCTAACTCCAATAAAAATCTTCATTTTAATGAAAATGAATTCAATTTAATTAGTCATTGGAAAAAATTAAATATAAAATATCATATAAATTTATATTTATGTATTACCTCTGCTAAAAAAAGAGGTTTAATAATAAAAAATAATTCTTATAAAGATAATTTGTTAAATCATAAAAAAAAATATGATATTATTGATAATATATTTGAAGTAACTACTTTAAGTACATTTACAAAATCTATATTAACTTGTGATCGTTTAGTTCAATTTTAA
- the fkpA gene encoding FKBP-type peptidyl-prolyl cis-trans isomerase: MKFFTKKNSIFIVLILSIGLNMSNTNASTLKNVSWWQNKEKIKNITKKKIIIQKKKHNIKNKKQKNFFKNDNDKIAYSLGITIGKYLTRTFQIQKTLKIVLNRKFILQGVSDALDKKYKLSNNEIDRVLQLYDANVKAFSPDEIQEEIQNNGNIGKKYIQKILKKKGFKKTNTGLVYKINKIGNGKKITNNNQIIVIKYKGKLIDGTEFDSTEKNKPLFICLKQVITGWKEGLKYIKKGGKITLIIPPKLAYGLEIISGIPSNSTLRFEIELLDIKNSISN; encoded by the coding sequence ATGAAATTTTTTACTAAAAAAAATTCAATATTTATTGTATTAATTTTAAGTATTGGTTTAAATATGTCTAATACAAATGCATCTACATTAAAAAATGTATCATGGTGGCAAAATAAAGAAAAAATTAAAAATATTACAAAAAAAAAAATAATAATTCAAAAAAAAAAACATAATATAAAAAACAAAAAACAAAAAAATTTTTTTAAAAATGACAATGATAAAATTGCATATTCTTTAGGAATAACAATAGGAAAATACTTAACACGTACATTCCAAATACAAAAAACATTAAAAATAGTATTAAATAGAAAATTTATACTTCAAGGTGTATCAGATGCATTAGATAAAAAATATAAACTTTCTAATAATGAAATTGATAGAGTACTTCAGTTATATGATGCTAATGTAAAAGCTTTTAGTCCTGATGAAATTCAAGAAGAAATACAAAATAATGGTAATATAGGTAAAAAATATATTCAAAAAATTTTAAAAAAAAAAGGTTTTAAAAAAACTAATACTGGATTAGTATATAAAATAAATAAAATTGGTAATGGTAAAAAAATTACTAATAATAATCAAATAATTGTTATAAAATATAAAGGAAAATTAATTGATGGTACTGAATTTGATAGTACTGAAAAAAATAAACCTTTATTTATATGTTTAAAACAAGTAATAACAGGTTGGAAAGAAGGTTTAAAGTATATAAAAAAAGGTGGCAAAATAACATTAATTATTCCTCCAAAACTAGCTTATGGTTTAGAAATTATTTCTGGTATACCATCTAATTCAACTTTAAGATTTGAAATAGAACTTCTAGATATAAAAAATTCAATATCTAATTAA
- the asd gene encoding aspartate-semialdehyde dehydrogenase: MMKNVGFIGWRGMVGSVLIKRMIKKKDFNNINAIFFSTSQYGKLISNFNINNKLLKLENAYNFEKLFELDIILTCQGSEYTDKIYFKLRKMGWKGYWIDASSNLRTSDESIIVLDPINLQYIQQKLNSGIKTFVGGNCTVSLMLMALGGLFKNNLINWISVSTYQAASGAGSKFMKELILQMKYIYQNISSLINNSSVNILDLERKISKQMYSSNFPKQNFNVPLINSLIPWIDKKIKNTDQTKEEWKGQFETNKILNTKKVIPINSTCVRIPTLRSHSQLFTIKLNKNLSINNIKSIINENNNWVKIIPNNFNDTINFLTPSFVSGKLDINVGRIKKLNIDKNCFSIFSVGDQLLWGASEPLRRMLKLLI, translated from the coding sequence ATAATGAAAAATGTAGGATTTATTGGTTGGAGAGGAATGGTAGGTTCTGTTCTTATAAAAAGAATGATAAAAAAAAAAGATTTTAATAATATTAATGCTATTTTTTTTTCTACTTCACAATATGGTAAATTAATATCTAATTTTAATATAAATAACAAATTGCTGAAATTAGAAAATGCTTATAATTTTGAAAAATTATTTGAATTAGATATAATTTTAACATGTCAAGGAAGCGAATATACAGATAAAATTTATTTTAAATTACGTAAAATGGGTTGGAAAGGATATTGGATCGATGCTTCTTCTAATTTAAGAACTTCAGATGAATCTATCATTGTTTTAGATCCTATTAATTTACAATATATACAACAAAAATTAAATTCAGGTATAAAAACTTTTGTTGGTGGTAATTGTACTGTTAGTTTAATGTTAATGGCTTTAGGTGGTTTATTTAAAAATAATTTGATTAATTGGATTTCTGTTTCTACTTATCAAGCAGCATCTGGTGCTGGTTCAAAATTTATGAAAGAACTTATTTTACAAATGAAATATATATATCAAAATATATCTTCTTTAATCAATAATTCTTCAGTAAATATTCTAGATTTAGAACGAAAAATTTCAAAACAAATGTATTCTTCTAATTTTCCTAAACAAAATTTTAACGTTCCTTTAATTAATAGTTTAATCCCATGGATAGATAAAAAAATAAAAAATACTGATCAAACAAAAGAAGAATGGAAAGGACAATTTGAAACTAATAAAATTTTAAATACAAAGAAAGTTATCCCAATAAATAGCACATGTGTAAGAATACCTACTTTACGTTCACATAGTCAGTTATTTACAATAAAATTAAATAAAAATTTATCTATAAATAATATTAAAAGTATTATTAATGAAAATAATAATTGGGTTAAAATTATACCAAATAATTTTAATGACACTATTAATTTTCTTACACCTTCTTTTGTTAGTGGTAAATTAGATATTAATGTAGGAAGAATAAAAAAATTAAATATAGATAAAAATTGTTTTTCTATTTTTTCAGTAGGAGATCAATTATTATGGGGAGCTTCAGAACCTTTAAGAAGAATGTTAAAATTATTAATTTAA
- the ung gene encoding uracil-DNA glycosylase — protein MKDKNIIWKEFFRKETKKKYFIKLIQKIYKDINNKKIICPKKKYIFNVFKKINFNNLKVVILGQDPYYGINQANGFAFSVMPNIKIPPTLKNIYKAIKFDIPNFIIPDHGYLISWVNEGVMLLNSILTVEKGKPQSHANFGWEIFTDNVIRIIDSYYENIVFLLWGMYAKKKYFLIKKKHLILTTSHPSPLSFYKGFYFCKHFSKTNKYLILNKKEPINWNIKLIK, from the coding sequence ATGAAAGATAAAAATATTATATGGAAAGAATTTTTTCGAAAAGAAACAAAAAAAAAATATTTTATAAAATTAATACAAAAAATTTATAAAGATATTAATAATAAAAAAATTATTTGCCCTAAAAAAAAATATATTTTTAATGTTTTTAAAAAAATTAATTTTAATAATTTAAAAGTAGTTATCTTAGGCCAAGATCCGTATTATGGTATAAATCAAGCTAATGGTTTTGCATTTTCTGTTATGCCAAATATTAAAATACCTCCTACATTAAAAAATATTTATAAAGCAATAAAATTTGATATTCCTAATTTCATTATTCCTGATCATGGATACTTAATAAGTTGGGTTAATGAAGGAGTAATGTTATTAAACTCTATACTAACAGTAGAAAAAGGAAAACCACAATCTCATGCCAATTTTGGTTGGGAAATTTTTACAGATAATGTTATAAGAATAATTGATTCATATTATGAAAATATTGTTTTTTTATTATGGGGAATGTATGCAAAAAAAAAATATTTTTTAATAAAAAAAAAACATTTAATATTAACTACATCACATCCTTCACCTTTATCCTTTTATAAAGGATTTTATTTTTGCAAACACTTTTCTAAAACAAATAAATACTTAATTTTAAATAAAAAAGAACCAATAAATTGGAATATAAAATTAATAAAATAA
- the rpsF gene encoding 30S ribosomal protein S6, whose product MNYYEIVLIINPNQSDQVNNIIEYYKKFIHKNNGYISRFEDWGRRQLAYPILKLHKAHYILINIVLKKINIIKEIENNLRINEYIIRYLIIKTKTERKNLSFILKSKDEYQEKRSDIIKTI is encoded by the coding sequence ATGAATTACTATGAAATAGTATTAATAATAAATCCTAATCAAAGTGATCAAGTAAATAACATTATAGAATATTATAAAAAATTTATTCATAAAAATAATGGTTATATTTCAAGATTTGAAGATTGGGGAAGAAGACAACTAGCATATCCTATATTAAAATTACATAAAGCGCATTATATTTTAATTAATATTGTTTTAAAAAAAATTAATATAATAAAAGAAATTGAAAATAATTTAAGAATTAATGAATATATTATAAGATACCTTATTATTAAAACAAAAACAGAAAGAAAAAATTTATCTTTTATTTTAAAATCTAAAGATGAATATCAAGAGAAACGTAGTGATATAATTAAAACAATATAA
- the rpsR gene encoding 30S ribosomal protein S18, with amino-acid sequence MIRYFRRRKFCRFTAEGIKEIDYKDIQVLKNFITESGKIVPSRITGTKAKYQRQLTRAIKLARYLSLISYTDHHK; translated from the coding sequence ATGATACGTTATTTTCGTCGTCGTAAATTTTGTCGTTTTACTGCAGAAGGTATTAAAGAAATTGATTATAAAGATATTCAAGTTTTAAAAAATTTTATTACTGAAAGTGGTAAAATTGTTCCTAGTCGGATTACTGGCACTAAAGCAAAATATCAACGTCAATTAACTAGGGCTATAAAGTTAGCAAGATATTTATCTTTAATATCTTATACTGATCATCATAAATAA
- the rplI gene encoding 50S ribosomal protein L9 has translation MKVILLDSIPNIGEKSQIVDVKPGYARNFLIPKNKVMIATKSNIIILKQKILEKQSKLLDILNKAKLRLKKFNLIKNKIKITAKTGKNGKLFGSIGKNDILKEFKKIGFNILKKEIKLPKGGFKYIGKYIVIFQFHAKILIEKQISIVSDK, from the coding sequence ATGAAAGTAATTTTATTAGATTCTATTCCTAATATAGGAGAAAAATCTCAAATTGTAGATGTTAAACCTGGATATGCACGTAATTTTTTAATACCAAAAAATAAAGTAATGATTGCTACAAAAAGTAATATTATTATTTTAAAACAAAAAATTTTAGAAAAACAATCTAAATTATTAGATATTTTAAATAAAGCAAAATTACGATTAAAAAAATTTAATTTAATAAAAAATAAAATAAAAATTACTGCTAAAACAGGAAAAAATGGAAAATTATTTGGATCAATAGGTAAAAATGATATTTTAAAAGAATTTAAAAAAATTGGGTTTAATATTTTAAAAAAAGAAATAAAATTACCTAAAGGAGGTTTTAAATATATTGGAAAATATATTGTAATTTTTCAATTTCATGCAAAAATTTTAATTGAAAAACAAATTAGTATAGTAAGTGATAAATAA